From Actinosynnema mirum DSM 43827, a single genomic window includes:
- a CDS encoding protein kinase domain-containing protein: MQPLQASDPVEIGRYRLTGRLGSGGMGSVYLGRSPGGRLAAVKVINLGFQEDPHALERFRREVETLRTVRSAYTAALIDSETTTPPCWFATEYVPGPTLASAIKDEGGLPPDLCRALLAALAEGLADIHAHGVWHRDVKPQNVILSATGPQLIDFGIARGTEQTALTQQGLATGSPGYIAPEVLTDDAVGPAADVFALGATIARAATGRPPFGDGNAFGITYRTVQADIDLDGVEPGLAELITACTNRDPARRPDPHAIIERCQPAPPLVEHPAYRRALARSAAARDERTDVLVGPPPPPPVPPAHTPSRPLPAQFPQQGSQQGPQQGAHQGPHQGPHQGPSSGPQQLPRSGPQPTLAGYPPTGYQQPPTAYQHRTDRPHQVHHPVRTGPQQVKRRPGALAAVAAVAVLALAGGAVYLVDKDKATGQAGTPASATSQSGDAGQPPASESDVPDGNRCTTAQLTMGFEQVERGGRVASYRLVFTNTSNQECVLNGFPGVSLRDGDNAIIGDAAGRAGGAKEPVTLVPGTAVQADVIASVREPGEDDEGCWEEPVSLVVFPPASKSTMTVRTREPVVCGDRFTVGAVYPVQT, translated from the coding sequence GTGCAGCCGCTTCAAGCTTCCGACCCGGTGGAGATCGGCCGCTACCGCCTGACCGGGCGGCTCGGCTCCGGCGGGATGGGCAGCGTCTACCTGGGGCGCTCGCCCGGTGGCAGGCTGGCCGCCGTCAAGGTGATCAACCTGGGGTTCCAGGAGGACCCGCACGCGCTGGAGCGGTTCCGCCGCGAGGTCGAGACGCTCCGGACCGTGCGCAGCGCCTACACCGCCGCGCTCATCGACTCCGAGACCACGACCCCGCCCTGCTGGTTCGCCACCGAGTACGTGCCCGGCCCCACGCTCGCCAGCGCCATCAAGGACGAGGGCGGCCTGCCGCCCGACCTGTGCCGCGCGCTGCTCGCCGCGCTCGCCGAGGGGCTGGCCGACATCCACGCGCACGGCGTGTGGCACCGCGACGTCAAGCCGCAGAACGTGATCCTGTCCGCGACCGGCCCGCAGCTGATCGACTTCGGGATCGCCCGCGGGACCGAGCAGACCGCGCTCACCCAGCAGGGCCTGGCCACCGGCAGCCCCGGCTACATCGCGCCCGAGGTGCTGACCGACGACGCGGTGGGCCCGGCCGCCGACGTGTTCGCGCTCGGCGCGACCATCGCCCGCGCCGCCACCGGCAGGCCGCCCTTCGGCGACGGCAACGCGTTCGGGATCACCTACCGGACCGTGCAGGCCGACATCGACCTCGACGGCGTCGAGCCGGGGCTCGCCGAGCTGATCACCGCGTGCACCAACCGCGACCCGGCGCGGCGGCCCGACCCGCACGCGATCATCGAGCGCTGCCAGCCCGCGCCGCCGCTCGTGGAGCACCCGGCGTACCGGCGGGCGCTCGCCCGCAGCGCGGCGGCTCGGGACGAGCGCACCGACGTGCTGGTCGGACCGCCGCCGCCGCCGCCCGTCCCGCCCGCGCACACCCCGTCCCGGCCGCTCCCGGCGCAGTTCCCGCAGCAGGGATCGCAGCAGGGACCGCAGCAGGGAGCGCACCAGGGCCCGCACCAGGGCCCGCACCAGGGCCCGTCGTCCGGCCCCCAGCAGCTGCCCCGGTCCGGCCCGCAGCCCACCCTCGCCGGCTACCCGCCCACCGGCTACCAGCAGCCGCCGACCGCCTACCAGCACCGCACCGACCGGCCGCACCAGGTCCACCACCCCGTGCGCACCGGTCCGCAGCAGGTCAAGCGGCGTCCCGGCGCGCTCGCGGCCGTCGCGGCCGTCGCCGTGCTCGCCCTCGCGGGCGGCGCGGTCTACCTGGTGGACAAGGACAAGGCGACCGGTCAGGCGGGCACGCCTGCCTCCGCCACCTCGCAGTCCGGCGACGCGGGCCAGCCGCCCGCCTCCGAGTCCGACGTCCCCGATGGCAACCGCTGCACCACCGCCCAGCTCACCATGGGCTTCGAGCAGGTCGAGCGCGGCGGGCGCGTGGCCAGCTACCGGCTGGTGTTCACCAACACCTCCAACCAGGAGTGCGTGCTCAACGGCTTCCCCGGCGTGTCCCTGCGCGACGGCGACAACGCGATCATCGGTGACGCGGCCGGTCGCGCGGGCGGCGCCAAGGAGCCGGTCACCCTGGTCCCCGGCACGGCCGTGCAGGCCGACGTGATCGCCAGCGTGCGCGAACCGGGGGAGGACGACGAGGGCTGCTGGGAGGAACCCGTCTCCCTCGTCGTCTTCCCGCCCGCCTCCAAGTCCACGATGACGGTGAGGACCAGGGAACCGGTCGTCTGCGGCGACCGCTTCACCGTCGGCGCGGTCTACCCGGTGCAGACCTGA
- a CDS encoding cellulose binding domain-containing protein — protein MAPTRSTSAWAPARAALAFGLAGVLALAGLVATSPPAGAAAVPAFPGASGPAMYASGGRGGDVYHVTNLTDNAAGPQPGSLRHGISTAPSAGRTIVFDVAGTIKLSPAGRQGWLGIGASNLTIAGQTAPKPGVTIMGQATKVTGKNVVLRHLKFRPGKDQANPGSATNDGLWITGDNVVVDHVSVSWADDEGISASDGAGQVTVQHSIVAEGLNYAGHSYGSLIGSDVAGSAIGYHHNLYAHNTSRLPRLGNETNATNHVEWSNNVIFEGKGYSGANQPVNANFVGNTYLRHNSGDPEVYTGAAGTTIHQSGNKVDYDGDSNTTNGKDAPTSAFSASTLRSSRFPVPNMTTEPAYTALPKVLSNSGAFWWARDAVDTRIVAETRTTSGGIVNEYDQSEWNALWNAAQVGTPSGWDTDRDGMPNAWESANGLNPNAADHNGDADGDGYRNIEEYLDHAANGGAGTPPTTTTTSRTTTTTPPTTTTPPTTTTTPPPGGSGCTAAYRTTNSWSGGFQGEVTVTAGGAGTAGWSVAWALGSGQAITQVWNGVLTTSGSSASVANESYNGALAAGASTAFGFTATGSATSPIPSCARG, from the coding sequence GTGGCACCAACAAGGTCGACCTCGGCGTGGGCGCCCGCCCGCGCGGCACTGGCGTTCGGGCTCGCCGGGGTGCTCGCCCTCGCCGGGCTGGTCGCCACCAGCCCGCCCGCGGGCGCCGCCGCGGTGCCCGCGTTCCCCGGCGCGTCCGGGCCCGCGATGTACGCGAGCGGCGGGCGGGGCGGGGACGTCTACCACGTCACCAACCTCACCGACAACGCCGCAGGCCCGCAGCCCGGTTCGCTGCGGCACGGCATCAGCACCGCGCCCAGCGCGGGCCGCACCATCGTGTTCGACGTCGCGGGCACCATCAAGCTCTCCCCCGCCGGACGCCAGGGCTGGCTCGGGATCGGCGCGAGCAACCTGACCATCGCGGGGCAGACCGCGCCCAAGCCCGGTGTCACGATCATGGGCCAGGCCACCAAGGTCACCGGGAAGAACGTCGTCCTGCGGCACCTGAAGTTCCGCCCCGGCAAGGACCAGGCCAACCCCGGCAGCGCCACCAACGACGGCCTGTGGATCACCGGGGACAACGTGGTCGTCGACCACGTCTCGGTCAGCTGGGCCGACGACGAGGGCATCAGCGCCAGCGACGGCGCGGGCCAGGTGACCGTGCAGCACTCGATCGTCGCGGAGGGCCTGAACTACGCGGGCCACTCGTACGGCTCGCTGATCGGCAGCGACGTGGCGGGCTCGGCGATCGGCTACCACCACAACCTCTACGCCCACAACACCAGCCGCCTCCCCAGGCTGGGCAACGAGACGAACGCGACGAACCACGTCGAGTGGAGCAACAACGTCATCTTCGAGGGCAAGGGCTACAGCGGCGCGAACCAGCCGGTGAACGCCAACTTCGTCGGCAACACCTACCTGCGGCACAACTCCGGCGATCCCGAGGTCTACACGGGCGCGGCGGGCACCACGATCCACCAGTCCGGCAACAAGGTCGACTACGACGGCGACTCGAACACCACCAACGGCAAGGACGCCCCCACGAGCGCGTTCTCCGCGTCCACGCTGCGCTCCAGCCGCTTCCCCGTCCCGAACATGACCACCGAGCCCGCGTACACCGCGCTGCCGAAGGTGCTCTCGAACTCGGGCGCGTTCTGGTGGGCGCGCGACGCCGTCGACACCCGGATCGTCGCCGAGACCCGCACGACCAGCGGCGGGATCGTCAACGAGTACGACCAGTCCGAGTGGAACGCCCTGTGGAACGCCGCGCAGGTGGGCACCCCGAGCGGCTGGGACACCGACCGCGACGGGATGCCGAACGCCTGGGAGAGCGCGAACGGCCTGAACCCGAACGCCGCGGACCACAACGGCGACGCGGACGGCGACGGCTACCGCAACATCGAGGAGTACCTGGACCACGCGGCGAACGGCGGGGCGGGCACCCCGCCGACCACCACGACGACCAGCCGCACCACCACGACCACCCCGCCGACCACGACCACCCCGCCCACGACGACCACCACCCCGCCGCCGGGTGGAAGCGGTTGCACGGCGGCCTACCGCACCACGAACTCCTGGTCGGGCGGCTTCCAGGGCGAGGTGACCGTGACGGCGGGCGGCGCGGGCACCGCGGGGTGGTCGGTGGCCTGGGCGCTGGGCTCGGGCCAGGCGATCACCCAGGTGTGGAACGGGGTGCTGACCACCAGCGGGTCGAGCGCGAGCGTGGCGAACGAGTCGTACAACGGAGCGCTGGCGGCGGGCGCGTCCACCGCGTTCGGCTTCACCGCCACCGGGTCGGCGACGTCGCCGATCCCGAGCTGCGCGCGCGGGTAG
- a CDS encoding TetR/AcrR family transcriptional regulator: protein MTAESTAAVRPRNRKQLIVEAAGRAFTGRGYHAASMEEIAASVGITAAALYRHFPNKYALFAECAYVMVDRLVAALDEVRPGAPLSDLLAAGTRVTVAHRASGGLYRWEARYLGREDRQALRTKFGHVVERVTGAVRREHPLPQEQLRAAAALGAIGSITMHRTSIAPRRAEELLQAAASRVVATDPTVGGGRRVQLPTQPEPRTRRAEILAAAVPLFERDGFANVTNGRIAEAVGVVPSAIYRYFPGKADILAAACLQDAELFAQAVAQNLRGVAEPREAVAALAATYVGYNFERTALTSVASAEIVGLPVELRRPLVVAQREHIALWEQQLRAVRPELDSRQARVLVHAGFGVVVEAGRRLRWRDAPENRDVVAALLVGALGL, encoded by the coding sequence GTGACCGCCGAGTCGACCGCGGCCGTCCGACCGCGCAACCGCAAGCAGCTGATCGTCGAGGCCGCGGGCCGGGCGTTCACCGGGCGCGGGTACCACGCGGCGTCGATGGAGGAGATCGCCGCCAGCGTCGGCATCACCGCCGCCGCGCTGTACCGGCACTTCCCGAACAAGTACGCCCTGTTCGCCGAGTGCGCGTACGTGATGGTGGACCGGCTGGTCGCGGCCCTGGACGAGGTCCGGCCGGGCGCGCCGCTGTCCGACCTGCTGGCGGCCGGGACGCGGGTGACCGTGGCGCACCGGGCGTCCGGCGGGCTGTACCGGTGGGAGGCGCGGTACCTGGGCCGGGAGGACCGGCAGGCGCTCAGGACGAAGTTCGGGCACGTGGTCGAGCGGGTCACCGGCGCGGTGCGGCGCGAGCACCCGCTGCCGCAGGAGCAGCTGCGGGCCGCCGCGGCGCTCGGCGCGATCGGGTCGATCACCATGCACCGCACGTCGATCGCGCCCCGCCGGGCCGAGGAGTTGTTGCAGGCGGCGGCTTCCCGCGTCGTGGCGACCGATCCGACGGTGGGCGGCGGGCGCCGGGTGCAGCTGCCGACGCAGCCCGAGCCGAGGACCCGGCGCGCGGAGATCCTCGCCGCCGCCGTGCCGCTGTTCGAGCGCGACGGGTTCGCGAACGTCACCAACGGCCGCATCGCCGAGGCGGTCGGCGTGGTGCCGTCGGCGATCTACCGCTACTTCCCCGGCAAGGCGGACATCCTCGCCGCGGCGTGCTTGCAGGACGCGGAGCTGTTCGCGCAGGCCGTGGCGCAGAACCTGCGCGGCGTCGCGGAACCGCGCGAGGCGGTGGCGGCGCTGGCGGCGACGTACGTGGGGTACAACTTCGAGCGGACCGCGCTGACCAGCGTCGCGAGCGCCGAGATCGTCGGCCTGCCGGTGGAGCTGCGGCGACCGCTGGTGGTGGCGCAGCGGGAGCACATCGCGCTGTGGGAGCAGCAGCTGCGGGCGGTGCGGCCGGAGCTGGACTCGCGGCAGGCGAGGGTGCTGGTGCACGCCGGGTTCGGCGTGGTGGTGGAGGCCGGGCGGCGGCTGCGGTGGCGGGACGCGCCGGAGAACCGCGACGTGGTGGCGGCGCTGCTGGTGGGGGCGCTGGGGTTGTGA
- a CDS encoding AMP-binding protein: MPTPAVPPWSFRHHWMAHTATHAATRPDKPALRHLGQTTTWSQLSDRSLRLAAALAGRGVAAGDRVATLTLNHPWFVETVFGANSLGAMAVPLSFRLAPPELDYILADCTPSAVVVDERLLPLLRAIPATSRVGTVVVLGALPEDAPENFVAYEDFLTSHEPLDPPDVPEDATALIMYTSGTTGRPKGVLLSHLNMQVQAITCVRAMEIFDDSDVGFLTAPFFHIAGLGSIVANILVGGTVVIHPLGAFDPEAVLDAYEREGATVVFNVPQQWDLLCAQPGVEKRDLKLRIISWGAAPASDATLRAMAEKFPDALNVAVFGQTETSPITCVLRGEDSLRKLGSVGKPIPTIQYRVVDELMADVAPGEVGEIVYRGPTVTRGYWRKPQETEEAFAGGWFHSGDLVRQDDEGFVWVVDRKKDMIISGGENIYCAEVENAVSEHPSVLEVAVVGRPDERWGQVPVAFASVAPGAGALSLPELTGFLDGRLASFKMPKDLVVLPALPRNAGGKVVKGELRALDARRSTEG, translated from the coding sequence ATGCCGACCCCCGCGGTTCCCCCCTGGTCCTTCCGCCACCACTGGATGGCGCACACCGCCACCCACGCGGCCACCCGCCCGGACAAGCCCGCGCTGCGCCACCTGGGGCAGACCACGACCTGGTCGCAGCTGTCGGACCGCTCGCTGCGCCTGGCCGCCGCGCTCGCCGGGCGCGGTGTCGCGGCGGGCGACCGGGTGGCCACGCTGACCCTGAACCACCCGTGGTTCGTGGAGACCGTGTTCGGCGCGAACAGCCTGGGCGCCATGGCCGTCCCGCTGAGCTTCCGGCTGGCCCCGCCCGAGCTGGACTACATCCTGGCCGACTGCACCCCGTCCGCCGTCGTGGTGGACGAGCGCCTGTTACCCCTGCTGCGCGCCATCCCGGCCACCTCGCGGGTCGGCACGGTCGTCGTCCTCGGCGCGCTGCCCGAGGACGCGCCGGAGAACTTCGTGGCGTACGAGGACTTCCTCACCTCGCACGAGCCGCTCGACCCGCCGGACGTGCCCGAGGACGCGACCGCGCTGATCATGTACACCTCCGGCACCACCGGCCGCCCCAAGGGCGTGCTGCTGTCGCACCTGAACATGCAGGTGCAGGCGATCACCTGCGTGCGGGCGATGGAGATCTTCGACGACTCCGACGTCGGCTTCCTGACCGCGCCGTTCTTCCACATCGCCGGGCTCGGCTCGATCGTGGCGAACATCCTGGTCGGCGGCACGGTGGTGATCCACCCGCTGGGCGCGTTCGACCCGGAGGCGGTGCTCGACGCGTACGAGCGCGAGGGCGCGACGGTGGTGTTCAACGTGCCGCAGCAGTGGGACCTGCTGTGCGCGCAGCCCGGCGTGGAGAAGCGCGACCTGAAGCTGCGGATCATCAGCTGGGGCGCGGCGCCCGCGAGCGACGCGACGCTGCGCGCCATGGCGGAGAAGTTCCCGGACGCGCTGAACGTGGCGGTGTTCGGCCAGACCGAGACCTCGCCGATCACGTGCGTGCTGCGCGGGGAGGACTCGCTGCGCAAGCTCGGCTCCGTCGGCAAGCCGATCCCGACCATCCAGTACCGGGTGGTCGACGAGCTCATGGCGGACGTGGCGCCGGGCGAGGTGGGCGAGATCGTCTACCGGGGGCCGACCGTGACGCGCGGGTACTGGCGCAAGCCGCAGGAGACCGAGGAGGCGTTCGCGGGCGGCTGGTTCCACTCCGGCGACCTGGTCAGGCAGGACGACGAGGGCTTCGTCTGGGTGGTGGACCGCAAGAAGGACATGATCATCAGCGGCGGCGAGAACATCTACTGCGCCGAGGTGGAGAACGCGGTCTCGGAGCACCCGTCGGTGCTGGAGGTCGCCGTGGTCGGGCGGCCGGACGAGCGGTGGGGCCAGGTGCCGGTGGCGTTCGCGTCCGTCGCGCCGGGCGCGGGGGCGCTGTCGCTGCCGGAGCTGACCGGGTTCCTGGACGGGCGGCTGGCCTCGTTCAAGATGCCCAAGGACCTGGTGGTGCTCCCGGCGCTGCCGCGCAACGCGGGCGGCAAGGTGGTCAAGGGCGAGCTGCGCGCGCTGGACGCGCGGCGGTCGACCGAGGGCTGA
- a CDS encoding succinic semialdehyde dehydrogenase, which yields MSTEQSRVSEHAATGERPAWVTDEVVARWCERVRRDVTRRGGGAPDPVVATAPYDLAPVATVPACAPEDVASAVVTARDAQRAWGKSSFALRAEVVLAFHDLLLARQDQVLDLIQWETGKARYHAWQEVAQVATIARHYARRARHYLAPKRVRGMVPVLTKVREVRVPKGVVGVISPWNYPLYLGVGDVLPALMAGNAVVSKADSQTALTLLWTRLLMAEAGLPEDLWQIVTGSGSVVGSALVDNVDFICFTGSTATGRAVAERAARRLIGASLELGGKNPLVVREDADVEAAVAGTIPAAFANSGQMCIHVERVYVHEKVYGAYRDALVRATSALRLGQGYDYASDLGSLVSPAQLASVEAHVGDAVAKGATVLAGGKARPDVGPLCYEPTVLEGVTRDMAVHGEETFGPVLSLYPFRTDDEAVALANQGTYGLSASIWSRDSRTAERMALRIRSGSVNVNDGAMAAAGSIEAGMGGMGESGLGRRHGAEGIRKYTESQTIAEQRLMPLGPSPKAPVADFIRSTNRQLALLKRFRVR from the coding sequence ATGAGCACGGAGCAGAGCCGGGTCTCGGAGCACGCGGCGACGGGCGAGCGCCCCGCCTGGGTCACCGACGAGGTGGTCGCCCGGTGGTGCGAGCGGGTGCGCAGGGACGTGACCCGGCGGGGCGGCGGCGCGCCCGACCCGGTCGTCGCCACCGCGCCCTACGACCTGGCGCCGGTGGCCACCGTCCCGGCCTGCGCGCCCGAGGACGTCGCGTCCGCCGTCGTCACCGCCCGCGACGCCCAGCGCGCGTGGGGCAAGTCCTCGTTCGCGCTGCGCGCCGAGGTCGTCCTGGCCTTCCACGACCTGCTGCTGGCGCGCCAGGACCAGGTGCTCGACCTGATCCAGTGGGAGACCGGCAAGGCCCGCTACCACGCCTGGCAGGAGGTCGCCCAGGTCGCCACGATCGCCCGCCACTACGCGCGCCGCGCCAGGCACTACCTCGCGCCCAAGCGGGTGCGCGGCATGGTGCCCGTGCTGACCAAGGTCAGGGAGGTGCGCGTGCCCAAGGGCGTCGTCGGGGTCATCTCGCCGTGGAACTACCCGCTGTACCTGGGCGTCGGCGACGTGCTCCCGGCGCTGATGGCGGGCAACGCGGTGGTCTCCAAGGCCGACTCGCAGACCGCGCTCACCCTGCTGTGGACGCGCCTGCTGATGGCCGAGGCGGGCCTTCCCGAGGACCTGTGGCAGATCGTCACCGGCTCCGGCTCGGTGGTGGGGTCCGCGCTGGTCGACAACGTCGACTTCATCTGCTTCACCGGCTCCACCGCGACCGGCCGCGCGGTCGCCGAGCGGGCCGCGCGCAGGCTCATCGGCGCGTCGCTGGAGCTGGGCGGCAAGAACCCGCTCGTGGTGCGCGAGGACGCCGACGTGGAGGCCGCCGTGGCGGGCACCATTCCGGCCGCCTTCGCCAACAGCGGGCAGATGTGCATCCACGTCGAGCGCGTCTACGTGCACGAGAAGGTCTACGGCGCCTACCGCGACGCCCTCGTGCGCGCGACGAGCGCGCTCCGCCTCGGCCAGGGCTACGACTACGCCTCGGACCTCGGCTCGCTCGTCTCACCCGCCCAGCTCGCGTCCGTCGAGGCGCACGTGGGCGACGCGGTGGCCAAGGGCGCGACCGTGCTGGCGGGCGGGAAGGCGCGGCCGGACGTCGGGCCGCTGTGCTACGAGCCGACCGTGCTGGAGGGCGTCACCCGCGACATGGCCGTGCACGGCGAGGAGACGTTCGGGCCGGTGCTCTCGCTCTACCCGTTCCGCACCGACGACGAGGCCGTCGCGCTCGCCAACCAGGGGACCTACGGGCTGTCCGCGTCGATCTGGTCGCGCGACAGCCGCACGGCCGAGCGGATGGCGCTGCGCATCCGGTCCGGGTCGGTGAACGTCAACGACGGCGCGATGGCGGCGGCGGGCAGCATCGAGGCGGGCATGGGCGGCATGGGGGAGAGCGGACTCGGCAGGCGGCACGGCGCCGAGGGCATCCGCAAGTACACCGAGAGCCAGACCATCGCCGAGCAGCGGCTCATGCCGCTCGGGCCGTCGCCGAAGGCGCCCGTGGCCGACTTCATCCGCAGCACCAACCGGCAGCTGGCGCTGCTGAAGCGGTTCCGGGTGCGCTGA
- a CDS encoding oxygenase MpaB family protein, whose product MSDLSRRHMLSLGAALGLVGVAGAVPAWASAATGTAGTAAGADPWWVWDDEIDGIMASVLRNGQVPAVNAAIKTWVDNNDPLPAGLPPALATWLGKVNGLPSWADRSKLRLAADFNRRKDTYLFMLYGLGSGIMSTVIPREAKSVYWSAGGADMKDRAAKTFTFGYDLSELTAYEPSGQFLVTSNKTRMVHAAVRHLLPQSARWRAVADEQNGIPISNGDILVTFHSLGTYVHRKLVDWRVPMTAAEEEAFLHMWQVAIHMLGVRDEFIPKSWAEAEAQSGQVLTPIMAPSTEGKELAKDLLGLTAQIDLGVTRGFLNEFVRYALSHEVGDWLNLPRDYAAAALIRTGWPAYIAFREGLLPVMPVGFYMFDQFIRTIAMLFLNKGASGKTTLITIPTGNRPGA is encoded by the coding sequence ATGAGCGATCTCAGCAGAAGGCACATGCTGTCCCTCGGAGCCGCGCTCGGTCTGGTCGGTGTCGCGGGCGCGGTCCCGGCCTGGGCGTCGGCCGCGACGGGCACTGCGGGCACTGCGGCGGGCGCCGACCCGTGGTGGGTGTGGGACGACGAGATCGACGGCATCATGGCCTCCGTCCTGCGCAACGGCCAGGTGCCCGCCGTCAACGCGGCCATCAAGACGTGGGTGGACAACAACGACCCGCTGCCCGCCGGTCTGCCGCCCGCGCTCGCCACCTGGCTGGGCAAGGTCAACGGCCTGCCCTCGTGGGCCGACCGCTCCAAGCTGCGGCTGGCCGCGGACTTCAACCGCCGCAAGGACACCTACCTGTTCATGCTCTACGGCCTGGGCAGCGGGATCATGAGCACGGTCATCCCGCGCGAGGCCAAGTCGGTGTACTGGTCGGCGGGCGGCGCGGACATGAAGGACCGCGCGGCCAAGACGTTCACCTTCGGCTACGACCTGAGCGAGCTGACCGCGTACGAGCCGTCCGGGCAGTTCCTGGTCACCTCCAACAAGACCCGCATGGTGCACGCGGCGGTCCGGCACCTGCTGCCGCAGTCGGCGCGCTGGCGCGCGGTCGCCGACGAGCAGAACGGCATCCCGATCAGCAACGGGGACATCCTCGTCACGTTCCACAGCCTCGGCACCTACGTGCACCGCAAGCTGGTGGACTGGCGGGTGCCGATGACGGCGGCCGAGGAGGAGGCGTTCCTGCACATGTGGCAGGTGGCGATCCACATGCTCGGCGTGCGCGACGAGTTCATCCCCAAGTCGTGGGCCGAGGCGGAGGCGCAGTCGGGGCAGGTGCTGACCCCGATCATGGCCCCGTCCACCGAGGGCAAGGAGCTGGCGAAGGACCTGCTGGGGCTGACGGCGCAGATCGACCTCGGGGTGACGCGCGGGTTCCTCAACGAGTTCGTGCGGTACGCGCTCAGCCACGAGGTCGGCGACTGGCTGAACCTGCCGAGGGACTACGCGGCGGCGGCGCTGATCCGCACCGGGTGGCCCGCGTACATCGCGTTCCGCGAGGGCCTGCTGCCGGTGATGCCGGTGGGCTTCTACATGTTCGACCAGTTCATCCGGACGATCGCGATGCTGTTCCTGAACAAGGGCGCGTCCGGCAAGACCACCCTGATCACCATCCCCACCGGCAACCGGCCGGGGGCCTGA
- a CDS encoding serine hydrolase domain-containing protein: MRVRRVVAAVLAAVCAGVLVGVPQASADAERGNAAERGNAVQRGLDVLVREDGFPAALAAVREPNGRTRHHTASSVGRVPQNGQVRFGSNTKTFTAVVVLQLVGEGRLGLDDQVDRHLPGIGLDGRGITVRDLLQQTSGLGDYDQALLGDLFGTLHRYFEPRELVDAGLAEPSETERGQWGYANTNYVLAGLLAQKVTGRPIGEEITKRVIEKLGLRDTYWPAVGEQRVRGTHPRGYLALKRGDAWQDVSEMDTSAAWSAGALVGTPTDLNRFMTGLLGGELLAPEQLAQMRTTVDAPGFDLTGQARYGLGLATLALSCGGEAWTHGGLTPGYAVYNAVTTRGKAATVAVTGLPRDLEDVRHMESALDAALCA; encoded by the coding sequence ATGCGGGTGCGGAGGGTGGTCGCGGCCGTGCTGGCGGCGGTGTGCGCCGGGGTGCTGGTGGGCGTGCCGCAGGCGAGCGCCGACGCGGAGCGCGGGAACGCCGCGGAACGGGGGAACGCCGTGCAGCGCGGGCTGGACGTGCTCGTGCGGGAGGACGGGTTCCCCGCCGCGCTCGCCGCCGTCCGCGAGCCGAACGGGCGGACCAGGCACCACACCGCGTCCTCGGTGGGGCGGGTGCCGCAGAACGGGCAGGTGCGGTTCGGCAGCAACACCAAGACGTTCACCGCCGTGGTGGTGCTGCAGCTGGTCGGCGAGGGCAGGCTCGGGCTGGACGACCAGGTCGACCGCCACCTGCCGGGCATCGGGCTGGACGGGCGCGGGATCACCGTGCGGGACCTGCTCCAGCAGACCAGCGGGCTCGGCGACTACGACCAGGCGCTGCTCGGCGACCTGTTCGGCACGCTGCACCGGTACTTCGAGCCGCGCGAGCTGGTGGACGCCGGGCTCGCCGAGCCGTCCGAGACCGAGCGCGGGCAGTGGGGGTACGCGAACACCAACTACGTGCTGGCCGGGCTGCTGGCGCAGAAGGTGACCGGGCGGCCGATCGGCGAGGAGATCACCAAGCGGGTGATCGAGAAGCTGGGGCTGCGGGACACCTACTGGCCCGCCGTCGGCGAGCAGCGCGTCCGGGGGACGCACCCGCGCGGGTACCTGGCGCTCAAGCGCGGCGACGCGTGGCAGGACGTGAGCGAGATGGACACCTCCGCCGCGTGGTCCGCGGGGGCGCTGGTGGGCACGCCGACCGACCTGAACCGGTTCATGACCGGGCTGCTCGGCGGTGAGCTGCTGGCGCCCGAGCAGCTGGCGCAGATGCGGACGACCGTGGACGCGCCGGGGTTCGACCTCACCGGGCAGGCGCGCTACGGGCTCGGGCTCGCGACGCTGGCGCTGAGCTGCGGCGGCGAGGCGTGGACGCACGGCGGGCTGACGCCCGGTTACGCGGTCTACAACGCGGTGACCACGCGCGGGAAGGCCGCGACCGTCGCGGTCACCGGGCTGCCCAGGGACCTGGAGGACGTGCGGCACATGGAATCGGCGCTGGACGCGGCGCTGTGCGCGTGA